From Halopelagius inordinatus, a single genomic window includes:
- a CDS encoding DsrE/DsrF/DrsH-like family protein encodes MSTDSTQSSTGGEKAPSRAELAARVAELEDRVAEVTAEDETKKMSIIATKGTLDMAYPPLILASTAAAFGYEVTVFHTFWGLDILHEERSKNLKLSSVGNPNMPVPNIVGALPGMDRMTTTMMAKRIEDNDTATIEELIETSLDMGVEFQACQMTI; translated from the coding sequence ATGAGTACCGACAGTACGCAGTCGTCGACGGGTGGTGAAAAAGCTCCTTCACGCGCGGAGTTGGCCGCACGTGTCGCCGAACTCGAAGATCGGGTCGCCGAGGTCACGGCCGAGGACGAGACGAAGAAGATGAGCATCATCGCGACGAAGGGGACGCTCGACATGGCGTATCCGCCGCTCATCCTCGCCAGCACCGCCGCCGCGTTCGGCTACGAGGTGACCGTCTTCCACACGTTCTGGGGACTCGACATCCTCCACGAGGAACGTTCGAAGAACCTCAAGCTCAGTTCCGTCGGAAACCCGAACATGCCCGTCCCGAACATCGTCGGCGCGCTCCCCGGCATGGACCGCATGACCACGACGATGATGGCGAAGCGAATCGAGGACAACGATACCGCGACCATCGAGGAACTCATCGAAACCAGCCTGGATATGGGCGTGGAGTTTCAGGCGTGCCAGATGACCATCGA